The Primulina tabacum isolate GXHZ01 chromosome 16, ASM2559414v2, whole genome shotgun sequence genome window below encodes:
- the LOC142529111 gene encoding putative WRKY transcription factor 32 isoform X2: MEEGTRRSSEAQNENSSPPREEEEIRGETIGEDDERSPPSRDNGNDFTVVNASSCESGESKAIELGTLAPVRLSESDSENKDSTHSLSEVPVEYSLQPLLSVEELKDQVKAIHEEPLKIITGQPAQTPIQHLIRPYDGPSKLELSPIYATQSDSSIPNPSSSEQKVVPVENKRNPCLGDQDTDNSPKLKPFAALPMLKTSSDGYNWRKYGQKQVKSPEGFRSYYRCTFSDCYAKKTDCCDRSNRVIDTVYRSLHNHDPPQKLNCIREIKAVRPIMPINGNDLTTHSVRCPSDPVPSTSSKETLLRIYQIPETKQQESSGSDETMEISFKDEYVDGPVCANRQKRSSAAELGPLSKHGKKSKFVVHAAGDMGISGDGYRWRKYGQKMVKGNPHPRY; the protein is encoded by the exons ATGGAAGAGGGGACGCGTCGGAGTTCAGAGGCTCAAAACGAAAATTCAAGTCCTCCAcgcgaagaagaagaaattcgAGGTGAAACAATCGGAGAAGACGATGAACGGAGTCCACCGAGTAGAGATAATGGAAATGATTTTACCGTCGTGAACGCTTCCTCTTGTGAAAGCGGAGAATCCAAAGCTATTGAATTGGGAACCCTAGCGCCTGTACGGTTGTCCGAGAGTGATTCCGAAAATAAAGATTCGACTCACAGCTTATCCG AGGTTCCTGTGGAGTATTCTCTGCAACCTCTACTGTCAGTCGAAGAGTTAAAG GACCAAGTTAAAGCAATCCATGAGGAACCCTTGAAAATTATTACTGGTCAACCTGCCCAAACCCCAATACAACATCTGATACGGCCATATGATGGTCCATCAAAGCTGGAGCTGTCACCTATATATGCTACTCAGTCTGATTCATCTATTCCGAATCCATCTTCGTCAGAACAAAAAGTAGTTCCAGTTGAAAACAAGAGGAATCCATGTCTTGGAGATCAGGACACGGATAACTCTCCCAAACTAAAACCTTTTGCTGCACTTCCCATGCTGAAGACTTCTTCTGATGGATACAATTGGCGCAAATATGGTCAAAAGCAAGTGAAGAGTCCAGAGGGCTTTCGGAGCTATTACAGATGCACATTTTCTGACTGTTATGCCAAAAAGACTGACTGCTGTGATCGTTCTAACCGTGTCATAGATACTGTTTACAGAAGTCTCCACAATCATGATCCTCCACAAAAGCTAAATTGCATTAGAGAAATTAAGGCTGTGCGTCCAATCATGCCGATTAATGGTAATGATCTTACAACCCATTCAGTGAGATGCCCTAGTGACCCTGTTCCATCTACATCTTCAAAAGAAACGTTGCTTAGAATTTATCAGATACCGGAAACAAAGCAGCAAGAGTCTAGTGGGTCTGATGAGACCATGGAAATCAGTTTTAAGGATGAGTATGTCGACGGTCCGGTATGTGCAAACAG GCAGAAGAGAAGTTCTGCTGCTGAATTGGGGCCTCTTTCCAAACATGGAAAGAAATCTAAATTCGTTGTTCATGCAGCTGGTGACATGGGGATATCAGGAGATGGGTACAGGTGGCGCAAGTATGGCCAGAAGATGGTGAAGGGGAATCCTCATCCAAG gtactga
- the LOC142529111 gene encoding putative WRKY transcription factor 32 isoform X1, with amino-acid sequence MEEGTRRSSEAQNENSSPPREEEEIRGETIGEDDERSPPSRDNGNDFTVVNASSCESGESKAIELGTLAPVRLSESDSENKDSTHSLSEVPVEYSLQPLLSVEELKDQVKAIHEEPLKIITGQPAQTPIQHLIRPYDGPSKLELSPIYATQSDSSIPNPSSSEQKVVPVENKRNPCLGDQDTDNSPKLKPFAALPMLKTSSDGYNWRKYGQKQVKSPEGFRSYYRCTFSDCYAKKTDCCDRSNRVIDTVYRSLHNHDPPQKLNCIREIKAVRPIMPINGNDLTTHSVRCPSDPVPSTSSKETLLRIYQIPETKQQESSGSDETMEISFKDEYVDGPVCANRQKRSSAAELGPLSKHGKKSKFVVHAAGDMGISGDGYRWRKYGQKMVKGNPHPRNYYRCTSAGCPVKKYTEKAVDYACAVVITYKGVHDHDMPV; translated from the exons ATGGAAGAGGGGACGCGTCGGAGTTCAGAGGCTCAAAACGAAAATTCAAGTCCTCCAcgcgaagaagaagaaattcgAGGTGAAACAATCGGAGAAGACGATGAACGGAGTCCACCGAGTAGAGATAATGGAAATGATTTTACCGTCGTGAACGCTTCCTCTTGTGAAAGCGGAGAATCCAAAGCTATTGAATTGGGAACCCTAGCGCCTGTACGGTTGTCCGAGAGTGATTCCGAAAATAAAGATTCGACTCACAGCTTATCCG AGGTTCCTGTGGAGTATTCTCTGCAACCTCTACTGTCAGTCGAAGAGTTAAAG GACCAAGTTAAAGCAATCCATGAGGAACCCTTGAAAATTATTACTGGTCAACCTGCCCAAACCCCAATACAACATCTGATACGGCCATATGATGGTCCATCAAAGCTGGAGCTGTCACCTATATATGCTACTCAGTCTGATTCATCTATTCCGAATCCATCTTCGTCAGAACAAAAAGTAGTTCCAGTTGAAAACAAGAGGAATCCATGTCTTGGAGATCAGGACACGGATAACTCTCCCAAACTAAAACCTTTTGCTGCACTTCCCATGCTGAAGACTTCTTCTGATGGATACAATTGGCGCAAATATGGTCAAAAGCAAGTGAAGAGTCCAGAGGGCTTTCGGAGCTATTACAGATGCACATTTTCTGACTGTTATGCCAAAAAGACTGACTGCTGTGATCGTTCTAACCGTGTCATAGATACTGTTTACAGAAGTCTCCACAATCATGATCCTCCACAAAAGCTAAATTGCATTAGAGAAATTAAGGCTGTGCGTCCAATCATGCCGATTAATGGTAATGATCTTACAACCCATTCAGTGAGATGCCCTAGTGACCCTGTTCCATCTACATCTTCAAAAGAAACGTTGCTTAGAATTTATCAGATACCGGAAACAAAGCAGCAAGAGTCTAGTGGGTCTGATGAGACCATGGAAATCAGTTTTAAGGATGAGTATGTCGACGGTCCGGTATGTGCAAACAG GCAGAAGAGAAGTTCTGCTGCTGAATTGGGGCCTCTTTCCAAACATGGAAAGAAATCTAAATTCGTTGTTCATGCAGCTGGTGACATGGGGATATCAGGAGATGGGTACAGGTGGCGCAAGTATGGCCAGAAGATGGTGAAGGGGAATCCTCATCCAAG